One genomic region from Augochlora pura isolate Apur16 chromosome 7, APUR_v2.2.1, whole genome shotgun sequence encodes:
- the LOC144471996 gene encoding nephrin, with translation MDIPVDVSSDIIGHELPGILLRRFIKLETPLDGIIRPAVASRAVIQGTAELPCDIRPPRDNDSAILVVWYKSDVTPIYSYDMRGKHSEKASHWNDKDHLDDRAFFRTVTEPATLNINHIEERDEGEYRCRVDFAKSPTRNSRIHLTVIVPPQKPNIIDELGKTVSSVAGPYEEGGNMTLQCLVTGGRPEPRVKWWRGEMLLDSKDEPGEFPSLRRNTLNVIQLSRADLHAVFTCQAANNNISQPVSASVAIEMHLKPLSVTISSNEHAPLSADRKYDIVCLTVGSRPPAKLSWYMDGRALTNHTEEISEDGNRTSSTLILQPTLLDHDKVITCRAENGKVQRGVLEDTWKLNVYYVPILRLQLGSNMNPNDIEEGDDVYFECKVNANPDAYKVIWKHNGNVIQNNAKNGVIVQQYDLALRVVNRSQAGNYTCIASNVEGDGYSNNVELKIMYKPICVPDQKRIYGVTRLEDARIICRVEAYPPPESFRWTFNNTEEMVDVPQARYKNSTRHMQSVLTYRPVTEMDYGTVFCSASNNAGQQKNACVFHIIPAGKPESPYNCTLSNQTTKSLSVECFAGFDGGQPQHFLLEVFDQATGKLQANVTSRETASFTVQDLEPGKVLNMLLYAVNAKGRSDPTLLEGFTLKIAEKQTGTPVPFEITPLLGGLIGVVTALLLITITILAAMKIRSDRRTQRPNDLPLKKGTAPSSEDLYDTDDRNPDVVPINKGSDYQLTGSISGTPLAVQNTPDGMPPSSLSVQQVNHLQGLPPYSHEYNNYPTLPLSGEITYAELCLTRPTTLSTLANDTKLTSISGVGSLSTIQGYGGGIVGGKPFAKESTIYACIDHNARPSKIDVSSASSCAPTPLSAKSAFQDLNVGKHHPSIEIVTVRTPLISTQESCV, from the exons ATGGATATTCCCGTTGACGTCAGCAGCGATATCATCGGCCACGAGCTTCCGGGCATCCTGTTACGAAGGTTTATTAAGCTGGAAACGCCGCTTGATGGGATTATCC GACCAGCTGTCGCGTCTCGGGCCGTTATTCAAGGCACGGCGGAGCTACCTTGCGACATCCGGCCGCCCAGAGACAATGATTCCGCCATTTTGGTCGTGTGGTACAAGAGCGACGTCACGCCCATTTAcag TTACGACATGAGGGGCAAACACTCGGAGAAGGCCTCCCATTGGAACGATAAGGATCACCTGGACGACCGGGCGTTTTTCAGAACGGTCACGGAGCCGGCCaccttaaatataaatcacatCGAGGAGAGGGACGAGGGGGAGTACAGGTGTCGCGTGGACTTCGCTAAAAGTCCGACCAGAAACTCCAGGATTCATCTGACAGTGATCG TGCCGCCGCAGAAGCCAAACATAATCGACGAGCTCGGGAAGACGGTGTCATCGGTGGCAGGACCATACGAGGAAGGCGGCAACATGACGCTGCAGTGCCTCGTCACCGGAG GTCGGCCGGAGCCGAGGGTGAAATGGTGGCGCGGCGAGATGCTGTTGGACTCGAAGGACGAGCCGGGCGAGTTCCCGTCGCTCCGCAGGAACACCCTGAACGTGATACAACTGTCCAGGGCGGACCTCCACGCAGTGTTCACGTGCCAGGCGGCGAACAACAACATCAGCCAGCCAGTTTCTGCGTCGGTGGCGATCGAAATGCACT TGAAGCCGCTGAGCGTGACGATATCGAGCAACGAGCACGCGCCTCTCAGCGCCGACAGGAAGTACGACATCGTTTGCCTGACCGTGGGTTCGAGGCCACCTGCCAAGTTGTCTTGGTACATGGACGGCAGAGCATTGACAAATCACACGGAGGAG ATATCCGAGGACGGCAACAGGACGAGCTCCACGCTAATTTTGCAACCGACATTACTCGATCACGACAAAGTAATTACTTGCCGGGCGGAGAACGGCAAAGTTCAACGGGGCGTGCTGGAGGACACGTGGAAATTAAACGTGTACT ATGTTCCAATTCTGCGTCTGCAATTAGGGTCGAACATGAACCCGAACGACATCGAGGAAGGGGACGACGTctacttcgagtgcaaagtcaATGCTAACCCCGACGCTTACAAAGTGATATGGAAGCATAAC GGCAACGTGATTCAAAACAACGCAAAGAACGGCGTGATAGTGCAGCAGTACGACCTCGCTTTGAGGGTGGTCAATCGCTCCCAGGCCGGAAATTATACTTGTATTGCCAGCAACGTCGAAGGAGACGGTTACAGCAACAACGTGGAACTGAAAATTATGT ACAAACCAATCTGCGTGCCGGATCAGAAGCGAATTTACGGCGTAACCAGGCTGGAAGACGCCAGGATCATTTGCAGGGTGGAGGCTTATCCGCCGCCGGAGAGCTTCCGTTGGACATTCAACAACACCGAGGAGATGGTGGACGTGCCCCAAGCGCGTTACAAGAATTCGACCAGGCACATGCAGAGCGTTCTCACCTATCGGCCGGTCACTGAAATGGACTACGGCACCGTTTTTTGCTCGGCCAGTAATAACGCCGGCCAGCAGAAAAATGCTTGCGTGTTTCACATCATTCCGGCGG GCAAACCAGAATCGCCGTACAACTGCACCCTATCGAATCAAACGACAAAGTCATTGTCGGTGGAGTGTTTCGCCGGTTTCGACGGCGGCCAGCCGCAGCATTTCCTCTTAGAAGTATTCGACCAAGCTACAGGAAAGTTGCAGGCGAACGTCACGTCGAGAGAGACCGCCTCGTTCACGGTGCAGGATCTGGAGCCGGGGAAGGTCCTGAACATGCTCTTGTACGCGGTGAACGCTAAGGGCAGAAGCGATCCGACGTTGCTGGAAGGGTTCACGTTGAAAATCGCCGAGAAGCAAActg GTACTCCGGTGCCATTCGAGATCACCCCGTTGCTGGGGGGTTTGATCGGAGTGGTCACCGCGTTGCTTTTGATCACCATAACCATACTGGCGGCCATGAAGATCCGAAGCGACAGAAGAACGCAGCGGCCGAACGATCTGCCGCTGAAGAAGGGGACCGCCCCCAGCTCCGAGGACCTCTACGACACCGACGACAGAAATCCTGACGTGGTCCCGATAAACAAAG GCTCGGACTATCAGCTGACTGGTTCGATATCTGGGACGCCTTTGGCGGTGCAGAACACCCCCGACGGCATGCCGCCGTCTTCGCTGTCGGTTCAGCAGGTGAACCATCTCCAAGGATTGCCGCCGTACTCGCACGAGTACAACAATTACCCCACGTTACCG CTGTCAGGTGAAATAACGTACGCGGAGCTCTGCCTAACACGACCAACGACCCTGTCGACGTTAGCGAACGACACGAAGTTGACTAGCATAAGCGGAGTGGGTAGTTTAAGCACCATCCAAGGGTACGGCGGCGGTATCGTGGGCGGGAAGCCCTTCGCGAAGGAGTCGACGATCTACGCGTGCATAGATCACAACGCCAGGCCGTCGAAGATCGACGTGTCGAGTGCGTCGTCGTGTGCGCCGACGCCCCTGTCGGCGAAGAGTGCGTTTCAGGACTTAAATGTCGGCAAGCATCATCCCTCGATAGAGATCGTGACCGTTCGCACCCCGCTGATCTCCACGCAGGAGAGCTGTGTATAG